A DNA window from Patescibacteria group bacterium contains the following coding sequences:
- a CDS encoding ABC transporter permease, whose translation MFKLFLPDLKMLFRNKQASFWALMFPLMFTFIFGFFFGKDSTTGNIIVINNSKTEIATNLEQTLTDTKLFVINKDYTDIDKAREQVEKGKIAAVLVIPENFGAPTSSAPKTLQVIDDPANTTTNTVLLGFLDKFNVGLTFKINKIEETAFTVIEEKTNKKSLGYFDFVLAGLLGLSLMNASIMGIAVGMSKYREDKIFKRLTTTPMKPWWFIVNEVLSHLVLNFLQITIILFVGKFVFDAHIYGSFWVIYPLALLGGVLFQLIGFAIASIVKTTDAAQGAAMAITIPMMFLGGVFFPIDGLPKWLFSIVQFLPIAPLLRMLRTVVLEGGSVLTNPANMIIVLSWIVVCLFFASWKFRLNEE comes from the coding sequence ATGTTTAAACTTTTTCTGCCAGATTTGAAAATGTTATTTCGGAACAAGCAAGCCTCGTTCTGGGCCTTGATGTTTCCCCTCATGTTCACCTTCATCTTTGGGTTTTTCTTTGGCAAAGATTCTACTACTGGCAATATTATAGTGATTAATAATTCAAAGACGGAAATTGCTACCAATCTGGAGCAAACGCTGACCGATACAAAGTTGTTTGTCATAAACAAAGATTATACTGACATCGACAAGGCTCGCGAGCAGGTCGAAAAGGGAAAAATTGCTGCCGTTTTGGTAATCCCTGAAAATTTTGGAGCGCCAACGTCTTCTGCGCCAAAAACATTGCAGGTCATCGATGATCCGGCCAATACAACGACCAACACCGTGCTACTTGGCTTTCTCGATAAATTTAATGTCGGCCTCACTTTCAAGATCAACAAGATCGAAGAGACTGCTTTCACCGTTATCGAGGAGAAGACAAACAAGAAGAGTTTGGGATATTTCGACTTTGTTTTGGCTGGTTTGCTTGGCCTATCTCTGATGAACGCCTCGATAATGGGAATCGCCGTCGGTATGTCAAAGTATCGAGAAGACAAGATATTCAAAAGATTGACTACGACCCCGATGAAACCTTGGTGGTTTATCGTCAATGAAGTTCTTTCCCATTTGGTTCTCAATTTCCTGCAAATCACAATCATCCTATTTGTTGGGAAATTTGTCTTCGACGCTCATATTTATGGAAGTTTCTGGGTGATTTACCCGCTGGCACTTCTCGGAGGTGTATTGTTCCAGCTTATTGGTTTCGCTATCGCTTCTATCGTCAAAACGACCGATGCCGCTCAGGGCGCGGCCATGGCGATCACCATCCCGATGATGTTCTTGGGCGGTGTTTTCTTCCCAATCGATGGTCTGCCCAAATGGCTTTTCTCGATTGTGCAGTTTTTGCCGATTGCGCCATTACTCCGAATGCTTCGGACAGTTGTACTCGAAGGTGGCTCAGTACTGACCAATCCAGCTAATATGATTATCGTACTATCGTGGATCGTAGTCTGTCTCTTCTTCGCTAGCTGGAAATTTCGTCTTAACGAAGAATAA
- a CDS encoding glycosyltransferase: MKIILGTESFSPNISGVAVATEILANNLLKSGHEPIVLCPSRTGETSVDKSFPYKVIRLKSIVNPFRKGFRITSASKNEIRRQIESIQPDLIHLQDVATIGIMLRDVGNEKNIPVVITNHFSLEFAIAYVKLKILKPFSKFLLTRYLVSFHNRCDLVLTPTETIAKQIRSWGVKTPVVAISNGIFYDRFARKFPQKKINDFKIKYHLPNNPIVLYTGRIDQDKSIDVIVRAIPDVVKDTTAHFVFAGTGDLISEMEKLAEDLSVRKDLTMLGRLDHDSDDFVALYKSATVFAIASTIETQSLVTLEAMSAGLPIVAVKANALPELVKDEVNGFLFKTDDSKDLAKGLVEIIRHKRQAEVMGRHSMQIASQHEITKTFHELLDIYRELIESKQKRGSASV; the protein is encoded by the coding sequence ATGAAAATAATATTAGGAACCGAATCGTTCTCTCCCAATATTTCTGGTGTTGCTGTTGCGACCGAAATTCTAGCTAATAATTTACTGAAATCTGGCCATGAGCCAATAGTCCTCTGCCCCAGTCGCACCGGCGAAACCTCTGTTGACAAGAGCTTCCCATACAAAGTGATCCGCTTGAAATCGATTGTGAATCCTTTCCGCAAAGGCTTTCGCATCACTTCTGCTTCGAAGAATGAAATTAGGCGTCAAATTGAATCGATCCAGCCAGATTTGATCCATCTCCAAGACGTCGCCACCATTGGCATAATGCTTCGAGACGTCGGAAATGAAAAGAACATTCCTGTCGTCATCACCAATCATTTTAGTCTCGAATTTGCTATCGCATATGTCAAACTCAAGATATTGAAGCCTTTTTCCAAATTTCTGCTGACAAGGTATTTAGTATCTTTTCACAACCGTTGCGATCTAGTCCTCACGCCGACCGAGACTATCGCCAAACAAATCCGCTCTTGGGGAGTCAAGACTCCAGTGGTGGCGATTTCAAACGGAATATTTTACGATCGTTTCGCCAGGAAATTTCCGCAGAAAAAAATTAATGACTTCAAGATCAAATATCATTTGCCCAATAATCCAATCGTACTCTACACAGGCAGAATTGATCAGGACAAAAGTATCGATGTTATTGTCAGGGCAATTCCTGATGTCGTCAAGGATACCACCGCTCATTTCGTCTTCGCCGGTACGGGGGATCTTATCTCTGAAATGGAGAAATTGGCTGAGGATCTAAGTGTCAGGAAGGACTTAACTATGCTGGGGCGCCTCGACCATGATTCCGACGATTTTGTCGCTCTCTACAAGTCAGCGACGGTTTTCGCTATTGCTTCAACTATTGAAACTCAAAGTCTGGTCACCCTTGAAGCTATGTCCGCAGGACTTCCTATAGTAGCCGTCAAAGCCAATGCCCTCCCAGAGCTAGTCAAGGACGAAGTCAACGGTTTCTTGTTCAAAACTGACGATTCAAAAGATTTGGCCAAGGGACTTGTCGAAATCATCAGACACAAGAGACAAGCTGAAGTAATGGGCCGACACTCGATGCAAATCGCTTCACAGCATGAGATCACCAAGACCTTCCATGAGTTACTTGATATTTACCGTGAGCTGATTGAATCCAAACAAAAAAGAGGCTCTGCTTCGGTTTAA
- a CDS encoding ABC transporter ATP-binding protein, which translates to MDSIEVKNLVKNYGRLKAVDGVCFEVRQGEIFGLLGENGAGKTTTLEMIEGLRKPTSGSILMLGTDLSHGMKDEIKEKIGVQLQSSAYYNFLTLKEILELFGGFYQKSIPALELLKMVNLDAKANSLVKNLSGGQKQRFSIVAALVNDPEIVFLDEPTTGLDPIARRRLWDIIVKIKSQGKTIIITTHYMEEAEVLCDRIAIMDKGKILKMGETHKLIEATKTPYKISFILSKPDGKEIDEIAKFGKLENLAGKSNHYEMHLKTQDAVNKSINIIQKLNPESLTVGRASLEDLFVELTGKNIEE; encoded by the coding sequence ATGGATTCGATAGAAGTCAAAAATTTGGTGAAAAATTACGGTCGGCTAAAGGCCGTTGATGGTGTCTGCTTCGAAGTTCGACAGGGCGAAATTTTTGGGTTGCTCGGCGAAAACGGAGCGGGCAAAACTACAACGTTGGAGATGATTGAAGGTTTGCGCAAGCCGACTTCTGGATCTATCCTGATGCTTGGAACCGATCTGAGTCATGGGATGAAAGATGAAATCAAAGAAAAAATTGGTGTTCAGCTCCAATCATCCGCTTACTACAATTTCCTAACACTCAAAGAAATACTTGAGCTTTTTGGCGGATTTTACCAAAAATCAATTCCTGCCTTGGAACTCCTGAAAATGGTAAATCTGGATGCCAAGGCAAACTCTCTGGTCAAAAATCTTTCTGGCGGGCAAAAACAGAGATTTTCTATCGTCGCTGCATTGGTCAATGATCCCGAGATTGTTTTCTTGGACGAGCCGACCACCGGGCTTGACCCGATCGCTCGTCGACGGCTGTGGGACATTATCGTCAAAATAAAATCTCAGGGCAAGACTATCATCATCACAACTCACTATATGGAAGAGGCGGAGGTTCTTTGCGATCGCATTGCTATTATGGACAAAGGCAAGATTCTGAAAATGGGGGAGACTCACAAATTAATTGAAGCGACCAAGACTCCTTACAAGATTAGCTTTATCTTGAGCAAGCCGGATGGCAAAGAAATAGATGAAATTGCCAAGTTTGGAAAATTAGAGAATCTGGCCGGCAAGTCGAATCACTATGAAATGCATCTCAAAACTCAAGACGCAGTCAACAAATCGATCAATATAATTCAGAAATTAAATCCAGAGTCGCTGACAGTGGGGCGTGCTTCACTTGAAGACTTATTTGTGGAGTTAACAGGTAAGAATATCGAAGAGTAA
- the hydG gene encoding [FeFe] hydrogenase H-cluster radical SAM maturase HydG, translated as MTIENIKDIVDDELFNKLLLGTIDPTQEIILKILKKASKKKGLSLEDVAALCNCTDPVLIAKIFEFAYKIKQDIYGERIVLFAPLYISDFCVNDCEYCNFHCRNNSPRRKLSLEEVASQTKALVDMGHKRLLLEFGEHPVENPIDYVVDTINTIYKTKSKNGEIRRVNVNIAATTVENYRKLKEAGIGTYQLFQETYHRPTFEKLHHGPKAKYERQLFAHNKAFEAGIDDLGIGVLYGLYDWRYEVLALVSHAAYMDKTFGVGPHTISVPRFQETPGVDFKPPYPVSEDELLKIVAILRLAVPYTGMIISTRERPEIREQAFKLGISQTSAGSRVEVGGYDENSKPVTKSPKDDGCGQFTTHDPRTLDQIVISLCDQGLLPSFCTACYRSLRTGESFMEIAKPGNIHNFCRPNGILTFKEYLLDYASPLAKQKGEKLIREYLDKIPSKKRREETMERLARLEKGERDLYF; from the coding sequence ATGACTATAGAAAACATCAAAGATATTGTTGACGACGAGCTTTTTAATAAACTTCTGCTTGGGACTATAGATCCAACCCAAGAAATTATTTTGAAGATTTTGAAGAAAGCTTCGAAGAAAAAGGGCTTAAGTTTGGAAGACGTTGCCGCTCTTTGCAATTGTACTGACCCGGTCTTGATCGCGAAAATCTTTGAGTTCGCCTACAAGATCAAACAGGACATCTATGGCGAGCGGATAGTCCTATTTGCTCCACTATATATATCTGATTTTTGCGTCAATGACTGCGAATATTGCAATTTCCATTGCCGGAACAACTCGCCGAGGCGAAAATTATCTCTAGAAGAAGTGGCGTCACAGACAAAGGCCCTGGTCGATATGGGACACAAACGGCTGCTCCTCGAGTTTGGCGAACATCCCGTCGAAAATCCAATTGACTATGTTGTTGACACCATAAATACAATTTACAAAACGAAATCGAAGAACGGCGAGATTCGGAGAGTGAATGTAAATATTGCCGCCACGACAGTAGAAAATTATCGCAAACTGAAGGAAGCGGGGATTGGCACCTACCAACTTTTCCAAGAAACATATCATCGGCCCACTTTCGAAAAATTACATCATGGGCCAAAAGCCAAATATGAGAGACAGCTTTTCGCTCACAACAAAGCTTTTGAGGCGGGGATAGATGACTTGGGAATTGGCGTGTTATACGGTCTTTATGATTGGCGATACGAAGTTCTAGCTCTCGTCTCTCATGCAGCTTACATGGACAAAACTTTTGGCGTCGGCCCGCATACTATTTCAGTACCGCGTTTTCAGGAAACGCCAGGAGTAGACTTTAAGCCGCCATATCCTGTTTCGGAGGATGAATTACTGAAAATCGTCGCAATACTACGATTAGCCGTGCCATATACCGGGATGATTATTTCGACTCGAGAACGGCCAGAAATTCGAGAGCAGGCGTTTAAACTTGGTATTTCTCAGACTAGTGCAGGCTCCCGAGTAGAAGTGGGTGGATATGACGAAAATTCTAAACCAGTGACTAAAAGCCCAAAAGATGATGGTTGCGGCCAATTCACCACTCATGACCCGAGAACCTTGGATCAGATTGTGATAAGCCTTTGCGACCAGGGGCTTTTACCATCTTTCTGCACTGCCTGCTACCGAAGTCTTCGGACGGGAGAGAGTTTCATGGAAATCGCCAAGCCAGGCAACATCCACAATTTTTGTCGGCCAAATGGAATTTTGACCTTCAAGGAATATCTCCTGGATTATGCTTCACCTCTGGCCAAGCAAAAAGGCGAGAAATTGATTCGTGAATATTTGGACAAGATTCCGTCAAAAAAACGCAGAGAAGAAACGATGGAGCGTCTGGCTAGACTTGAAAAAGGCGAGCGGGATCTGTACTTTTAA
- the argS gene encoding arginine--tRNA ligase, translated as MRNIVKAKIDLALKSLGFNLPGYSVDEPPSREMGDYSTNVAMVASGLEKKNPREIAQKIQSELSKDPEIESVEIAGPGFINIALKSDLYTEELSKILEEGSKYGSSEIGKGKTINVEYVSANPTGPLHIGNARSGPIGEAVANLFEFNSYGVTKEFYVNDIGVQIGRFGKSLFHWCAIKSDPKIEFPEGGYPGEYIQETSEKIQKEFGDEIAHLDNDQEKIDFFARKGLNVMVANIKSDLELAGINIHTFSYESKIINSGKSKIVIDRLKEKGFVAEKDGAVWFKNPEDPDLMDNDAVLAKSDEEKSLTYFANDIAYHLDKIDRGADKLFDIWGANHFGHIPRMKAALRALGCPDETLEIVLYQYVRLKKSGVASSMGKRLGNFVTLRAVIEAGVEADAFKYFILSQNANTPMDFDIELAAEKSEKNPVYYIKYAHARICSILKKIEEQGTPLRQGFAGQVSDQERGDLSLLKDEKEIALYKELVKFPEIVEETLVDFQTQRLPHFAYKIAALFHDFYNSCSVIDAGSKELVSARLSLIIATKNILANTLKICGIKAPEKM; from the coding sequence ATGAGAAATATTGTAAAAGCAAAAATTGATCTAGCCCTAAAATCACTTGGTTTTAATTTGCCTGGCTATTCTGTAGATGAGCCTCCAAGTCGCGAAATGGGGGACTATTCGACCAACGTCGCGATGGTTGCGTCTGGCCTCGAGAAGAAAAATCCCCGCGAAATCGCCCAAAAGATTCAGTCAGAATTATCGAAAGATCCAGAAATTGAAAGTGTTGAGATTGCTGGACCAGGCTTTATCAATATCGCCTTAAAGAGTGATCTTTATACTGAAGAGCTCTCCAAAATCTTGGAAGAGGGGAGTAAGTACGGATCGTCGGAAATTGGCAAAGGCAAAACTATCAACGTCGAATATGTTTCGGCAAACCCAACTGGCCCTTTGCATATCGGCAATGCTCGTAGCGGCCCGATTGGTGAAGCGGTGGCTAATCTTTTTGAATTTAACAGCTATGGCGTCACCAAAGAATTCTATGTAAATGATATCGGGGTGCAGATCGGACGATTTGGGAAATCATTATTCCACTGGTGCGCCATCAAGTCTGATCCTAAAATAGAATTCCCAGAAGGTGGCTATCCTGGAGAGTATATTCAGGAGACGTCAGAGAAAATTCAAAAAGAATTTGGAGATGAAATTGCTCACCTAGATAATGATCAGGAGAAAATCGATTTTTTTGCTAGAAAAGGTCTGAATGTTATGGTCGCAAATATTAAGTCAGACTTAGAACTAGCTGGAATTAACATTCATACTTTTTCATACGAAAGCAAGATTATAAATTCTGGAAAATCAAAGATAGTGATTGATCGCCTAAAAGAAAAAGGTTTTGTTGCTGAGAAGGATGGTGCTGTCTGGTTCAAGAATCCAGAAGACCCAGACCTTATGGACAATGACGCTGTATTGGCTAAGAGCGACGAAGAGAAATCTCTCACATATTTTGCCAATGATATCGCATATCATTTGGATAAGATTGATAGGGGTGCTGACAAACTTTTTGATATCTGGGGGGCTAATCATTTCGGTCATATACCTCGGATGAAGGCTGCGCTTAGAGCTCTCGGGTGTCCTGATGAGACGCTAGAAATTGTTCTATACCAATATGTCAGATTGAAGAAATCGGGCGTGGCTTCGAGCATGGGCAAAAGATTGGGCAATTTCGTTACCTTGCGCGCTGTGATTGAGGCGGGGGTAGAGGCAGACGCCTTCAAATATTTTATTCTTTCTCAAAACGCTAATACGCCGATGGATTTCGATATTGAACTAGCAGCCGAAAAATCAGAGAAGAATCCTGTCTACTATATTAAATATGCTCACGCTCGAATTTGTTCAATTCTCAAGAAAATTGAGGAACAGGGGACCCCACTTCGCCAAGGCTTCGCGGGGCAGGTAAGCGATCAGGAGCGAGGAGATCTTTCATTATTAAAAGACGAAAAAGAAATCGCCCTCTATAAAGAGCTGGTAAAATTCCCAGAAATCGTCGAGGAAACTCTTGTTGATTTTCAAACTCAACGACTCCCCCACTTCGCTTACAAAATCGCCGCTCTCTTTCATGATTTTTATAACTCATGCAGTGTAATTGATGCAGGATCAAAAGAGCTTGTATCAGCTCGCTTGTCCCTGATAATCGCGACCAAAAATATTCTGGCCAATACTCTAAAAATCTGCGGCATCAAGGCCCCAGAGAAGATGTAG
- the tyrS gene encoding tyrosine--tRNA ligase, whose protein sequence is MADEEFFDRGVTEIITEASFREKLKAGKKLRIKYGVDPTKPDIHLGHASVMWRLRKLQDEGHTIIFLIGDYTTKIGDPSGRNATRPVLDDAEIKKNAATYFDQAGRILDMGKTEIRYNSEWFDKLSFNDLLQIAGKFTVAQIIERDDFEKRLKEGHDIGLHETLYPVMQAYDSVILMADVEFGGGDQKFNMLAGRDLQKKMNQLPQDVVMFKLLVGLDGKIKMSKSADNYIGITEQPDQIFGKIMSIPDSAIIEYFELATKISENEIEKIKDELREGKNPRDIKIQLAKEIVSIYYSGKDAEAAALEFEKVFSRKELPTDIPEAKIEYGNYNILTILTLLGSVSSNSDARRLVEQGGVRIDEAKITDPTAQIAIDKGMIIQIGKKNFFKIK, encoded by the coding sequence ATGGCAGACGAAGAATTTTTTGATCGTGGCGTAACAGAGATCATTACCGAGGCGTCTTTTCGTGAGAAGCTAAAAGCGGGCAAGAAACTTCGTATCAAATATGGAGTCGATCCAACCAAACCAGATATCCACCTGGGCCATGCCTCAGTGATGTGGAGACTTCGAAAGCTTCAGGATGAAGGCCATACCATTATTTTCTTGATCGGCGACTACACTACCAAGATTGGCGACCCGTCCGGTCGCAATGCTACCAGGCCGGTGTTAGATGACGCCGAGATCAAGAAGAACGCCGCAACTTACTTCGATCAAGCTGGCAGGATTTTAGATATGGGCAAAACCGAGATCAGATACAATTCAGAGTGGTTTGATAAATTGTCCTTTAACGATCTTTTGCAAATAGCTGGTAAATTTACGGTGGCTCAAATCATTGAGCGCGATGACTTCGAGAAAAGATTAAAAGAAGGCCATGATATTGGACTTCATGAGACGCTCTACCCAGTGATGCAGGCGTATGATTCTGTCATACTTATGGCTGATGTCGAATTTGGCGGCGGCGATCAGAAATTTAATATGCTAGCCGGCAGGGATTTGCAGAAGAAGATGAATCAATTGCCTCAGGATGTCGTAATGTTTAAGCTTTTGGTCGGACTGGACGGCAAGATCAAGATGAGCAAATCAGCAGACAACTACATTGGAATTACTGAGCAGCCAGATCAGATTTTTGGCAAGATAATGTCTATCCCGGATAGCGCGATTATCGAATATTTCGAATTGGCCACAAAGATATCGGAAAATGAGATCGAAAAGATCAAGGACGAGTTAAGAGAGGGCAAGAATCCTCGAGATATCAAAATCCAGTTGGCCAAAGAGATTGTCTCTATCTATTATAGCGGCAAAGATGCCGAGGCAGCTGCCTTAGAATTCGAGAAAGTATTTTCGAGGAAGGAGCTTCCGACAGATATTCCTGAGGCAAAGATTGAATATGGAAATTATAATATTTTGACCATACTAACTTTACTCGGCAGCGTTTCATCAAACTCTGACGCTAGAAGACTGGTCGAGCAGGGCGGAGTCAGGATAGATGAGGCCAAGATTACTGATCCGACTGCACAAATTGCGATCGATAAAGGCATGATAATTCAAATCGGCAAAAAGAATTTCTTCAAGATAAAGTAA